The nucleotide window TTCTTGTTAAAATTCCTAGAACAACTGGAAAATCTGGTGATATCACCGGTGGACTTCCTAGGGTTACTGAATTGTTTGAAGCAAGAAATCCTTCTAACCCTGCCGTTGTTTCTGAAATTGATGGTATTGTTTCTTTTGGTAAAATCAAACGTGGTAACAGAGAAACAATAATTGAATCTAAAACAGGTGAAGTGAAAACTTATCTTGTTCCGCTTTCTAAGCATATTCTTGTTCAGGAAAATGATTATATCAGAGCAGGTGCTCAATTATCTGATGGTGCTGTTAGCCCTGCTGATATACTTGCTATTAAAGGACCTACCGAAGTTCAGGAATATCTTGTAAATGAGGTTCAGGAAGTTTATAGATTACAAGGTGTGAAAATTAATGACAAACACTTCGAGGTTATCGTTCGTCAAATGATGCGAAAAGTATTGATTGATGATCCAGGCGATACTAAATTCCTTGAAAAGCAATTGATAAACAAGATGGAATTCATGATTGAAAATGATTACATCTATGGAAAGAAAATTGTAATTGAGTCTGGTGATTCTACTTCACTTAAACCTGGACAAATTGTAACTGCCAGGAAATTGAGAGATGAAAATTCAATGCTTAAGCGTAGGGACTTAAAACCGGTTGAAGCCAGAGACGCAATTGCATCTACTTCAAGTCAGATCCTTCAGGGTATTACCAGAGCATCGCTTCAAACTGAAAGCTTCATTTCGGCTGCTTCCTTCCAGGAAACTACCAAGGTGTTAAACGAAGCCGCTGTAAGTGGAAAAGTGGATGAATTAAAAGGACTAAAAGAAAACGTTATTGTTGGACACTTAATACCTGCCGGTACAGGACTTAGAACTTACGAAAAAATGATCGTTGGTTCAAAAGAGGAGTACGAAAAGCTATTGGCCTCAAAACGTGAATCTGAGTCGGAAGTTGAAGTTGAATAATTAGTAATTAACTATATTAAAACGGGTATCGGAATTTCCGTTACCCGTTTTTTCTTAAATGATAAAAAAGATGAGCCAGGAAAACAATAATAATAACAATAACAATAACAATAATAATTCGAATCAAAATCAATTGAATATTGAATTATCCGAGGAGGTTGCTGAAGGTGTTTATTCCAACCTTGCTATTATTACACACTCAAACTCTGAGTTTGTAATTGATTTTATTAAAATAATGCCTGGAGTGCCAAAGGCTAAAGTAAAATCAAGGATTGTACTTACTCCACAGCATGCCAAAAGACTAATGTTTGCTCTTAAGGACAATATTGGTAAATTTGAGGATGCTCATGGTGAAATAGAATTCAGCAAAGACCCAAATGCTATGCCTCTTAATTTTGGAGGGCCAACAGCCCAAGCATAAATCATTTGTTTTTTACCAATTACAAGCTTTTTTTTAACCACTAAAATTTATCTTTTTTTTAGTATCTTCAATAAGCATTTATTTGGCTTATGAAAGGTTTACTATCCTCCATACTTTTTTTGTTTATTTGTGCAAACACTTTTGCACAGGATTCATTAGTTTATAAATCTATTGCACAAGAGTTTATAAAACTTCTTGTGGAAAAGCAATATGATCAGGCTTCACTGTTA belongs to Bacteroidota bacterium and includes:
- a CDS encoding DUF3467 domain-containing protein; this encodes MSQENNNNNNNNNNNNSNQNQLNIELSEEVAEGVYSNLAIITHSNSEFVIDFIKIMPGVPKAKVKSRIVLTPQHAKRLMFALKDNIGKFEDAHGEIEFSKDPNAMPLNFGGPTAQA